One genomic window of Cannabis sativa cultivar Pink pepper isolate KNU-18-1 chromosome 2, ASM2916894v1, whole genome shotgun sequence includes the following:
- the LOC115720385 gene encoding E3 ubiquitin-protein ligase ATL23, giving the protein MDESMEYYSPSPSPFPFPIPSFDSDSDYDLQRMVTRWFLLALFVAVLVLAVFASTVNCSRPRRVCRASRSSHPRPPPLEMAHIFPPPELPPVNDTDIVVAITCTYRIEKPKSPISSDEKNNDGGFDCAICFENFEYGVECKMFVECNHGFHKACIDEWLSCHNHCPLCRGTVRPGHTTNLDRV; this is encoded by the coding sequence ATGGATGAATCGATGGAGTACTACTCTCCTTCTCCTTCGCCGTTTCCGTTTCCAATTCCGTCGTTCGATTCGGATTCGGATTACGACCTCCAACGAATGGTGACCAGATGGTTTCTACTGGCTCTTTTCGTCGCAGTACTGGTCTTGGCGGTTTTCGCCAGCACAGTTAATTGTAGTCGGCCTAGGAGGGTGTGTAGGGCAAGCAGAAGTAGTCATCCCCGGCCTCCGCCATTAGAGATGGCACATATTTTTCCTCCGCCTGAACTGCCTCCGGTGAATGACACTGATATTGTGGTAGCGATTACTTGCACGTATAGAATTGAGAAACCAAAATCCCCAATTAGTAGTGATGAGAAGAATAATGATGGTGGGTTCGACTGCGCTATTTGCTTCGAGAATTTCGAATATGGGGTTGAATGTAAGATGTTTGTGGAGTGTAACCATGGATTTCATAAGGCTTGCATTGATGAGTGGCTCTCCTGTCATAATCATTGTCCGCTTTGTCGTGGTACAGTTAGACCTGGCCACACCACAAATCTTGATCGGGTTtaa